The window CACatatatattttcttttttatacCATTTCTTGTCTTTCTAGTTTGATTTTGTGTATTGTGGCAAACAAATAAACAGTTtatctttttacaagcttttatttagtttcacctgaccgttgtctgtctgtctgtaatcaaatcttgcaagttaaatttgatccacttctcggtttccgattgagctgaaattttgcatgcatgtataaatcggatgacaatgcaatattatggtaccatcgagccgATCTGATGaaggagacaggaggtggccataggaactctgtgatgaaacaacgcaatctaattgtgttaggggtttttagaattgtctcgatgagtattagttctctgtcgtaagaaaagtacagtcagcgataaaagctggtacaaaaatgaaatgaaaaatgaaatgccaaaaacttattattctGTGGGTTTTGAGCTTGATTATGAATCCGCAGCAGCTGGAAGTGACGGGGTGCGGGCTGTCGCCCGCGctgccggcgcgcgcggcggcggcgcggcgcgcggcggggcCCCGGGCGCCGCTGCGGCTCGACCTCGGAGgcacctggccgcgtagccaagatgccaatcgcttacgctccgtagcgatcgaaacgcaactgtcactgtcgcactaatatggaagagtgatagagagacataaagcttttcgttgtcgaagcgatagcgattgtaaccttggctaggccggcagtttaTCGGATCCAAAGGAAATGGTACGTATGCTTATGCAATAGGGTATTTAGTATTTTCCTGCTTGTAAAATCGGTTACTTTTATAGAACTTAGAAACTATTTGCTTATATGGAATtaatatgaaacattacatcgtgacgtcacggtcaactcacctatatatctatccgatttattaaataggacttttgtttaaaaataactcctatctgtgtttttttaataattatcggGTGCttaatttcatgcatggtgtaaaatactttattttaaatacagtataataccatATTCTAACGAATTTATTAACCTAAACGAAACTCTATTTGTTAACTCATCAcgcttaagaggaaaggggaacGACCGCTTctctattgtattgtattgtagtacgggcgattttccgcaactcgacgtcttgcgcctattttgcgtgatagggggtggactagtcttgccagcccagctcctcgaggaatcctatcaaacctttgatgttgagtaggacctcggggaggtctctcggggatccgagatgttttgccctgtatggggccaatccgctgcattccaacaccacgtgagaggctgtttcttctttctccatgcacccacggcataggggactgtctgtgacacctgttataaaaagatgtttgttaaaaagtccatgacctgttatgacactggttaccatactcagtcgaacctttcctagttgaaggagcgtccttgtgagcttaccgttcatgctaggcatggcttgcttggcctgtctgcatccagcttggtttagccagtgttctgtgtgtagtttccctgtacgtgccagcagcatgGATGGACattatagaataattatttgttttacaagggggcaaagttgttgtttaaccgctcgtgctaatattgatacccgagcaagcgaaagattccaaaattgaaccacgagcgtagcgagtggttcgaaaaatggaaatttgagcgttgcgagggtttcaaagcacgagggttaaacaaaagttgtccccgagtgaaacacaaaatttttcaccacaccaactcgaagcaaatattaaatgcaaaatatcaaacaaaattaaatccaaatgaatgttattaaatatttatcatccaaaatcatcatttaaaagtcaattctaccagcaaacatctcaaaatttgcatttgattactttgcctcacatgtcacatgtgaataaaatgcaactttgctatcagtttttgaagtgcaaagtaagcctttccggcttgattgttcaaaaactgatgagaaagttgcgttttatccacaagagtggcaaagtaattctaattaagatacaaattttgagttgtttgctCCTGTTGGCTGGTGCAAATTGACGTGCTCTCGCTacggggctattcataaattacgtcatttaaaatgggggggggggggggaaacgTCATTTCTGAACAGCCCCTACGCCTGTGGGTCAATTTAGGAATTTTGTCTTTCTCGGATGAAAATATTAGCACGaggggttaaacaacaactttgcccccttgtaaaacagtaactatttacataaatacataatttatataaaataaattttaaataatacataacgtaatttaaatgaaatgtggtatggagatagtttgggTGTGAAAAGCGGAGTGGAATTTTTAATGGAACTGGAATACAATTAGTACTACTAGGCGACTCTGGGTGGGTTTTATTCAATTATCATTCTATTCGTATTTATTTACAGAAAGAACGTTACGGGGATTATGAACCAATGAAGCTGGAGTATGAAGAACTAATTATAACACTTGAATAGAAGATGGATGAACTTGAATgaggaaaaataaataaataaaatcgtaGAAAAGTTGTTAAGTGTTCagattttgattattttttgccGTTTGAGATGTTATCACTTAGGTATCAGTATTAAAAAGACGTGAATAATCATTAAGATTTACCTTAACATATTAGGGTATTAGAGATGCACAATCGTTATGAAGAAAAAAGATATATCTCGTGCGGCAAGACGCCTCGAAATGTACGTTCTCCGACAACCGCGAATGCGGGGACCGCCatcttttaaccttttggacgccaatgcggtgcggatatatcggtatatatccgcaccgcaggttcaacgccaaagactgattaatcggtcacagaccacagagcaacatagacctatgtgcatatgcataaagttcaatttcagttttgacatttCGGTGACGTGGTgtccgcgtgacagcttttgtgtttgacacggcgtcgaaaaggttaatatgaAAAACTTGCCTCCTCGCGGCTGCGCGCCGCACGCcgcgaaaatttaaaataagtattgcTTTACTTTGGGATAAATTGTTCAAATACAGCCACCGAATGGACAGGGTTTTTAGTGTTCTGTACATagctttgttcacggaacacttatttaaatttaagatCAATGTGGTGAAAACGCcatatattttttagggttccgtacccaaagggtaaaacgggaccctattactaagacttcgctgtccgtccgtccgtctgtcaccaggctgtatctcaagacagttgaaattttcacagatgatgtatttctgttgccgctataacaacaaatactaaaaacagaataaaataaagatttaaatggggctcccatacaacaaatgtgatttttgaccaaagttaagcaacgtcgggagtggtcagtatttggatgggtgaccgtttttttttttgcattttttgtttttttttttgcattatggtacggaacccttcgtgcgcgagtccgactcgcacttgcccggttttttttcgttTGGAAGACCGTCTTATCCCCAAGTCAATtattgcgcttttgaatttggcactttcttttatttctttaagggccaccccacatctggcgtctttcgagcgagcgtcggcgtctacaattctatggccgacgtcgacgcaactgcgcagcgacgtcattttccatagcgctggaccaacgccgacagacgccgacgctcgaaagacgccagatgtgggggggccctaagagttcaaaactcaaatttaatttgtacttgtacaagtacacggggacttacgaggttagggtaacgctacgtcttacgtaggcgaacaacgcgcgaacgcggcgcggcgcggcgcggcgaaatcaatcctttgatgcccatagaagtgtcctacgtaagcgatctcgttgcgaacgcggtgcggcgcgatttgcacgcgaatgtcaggcggcgcggcgcggcgcggcgcggcggcggccgctttcgccgcgccgcgccgcgccgcgttcgcgcgttgttcgcctacgtaagacgtagcgtaaaacTCTCACGGTTCGAacacactgacatcagaatcaTGTGAATGATGTTTttagtttgcttttttttatttattgaggaAGAAACAGTCATTCATTAACATTAATCAGTAGATTAAGCAGCATATCAAAAACACATAGGTAATGcacctttaaataaaaaaaaatcgtataaatacaaacattttttacaaTACTTTGAACGGTTGATGTTTAGTAGTTTTAGAAATTTAGTCACCCGGTTagatgtcattctgatatcagtggaCGTTCGAAATGCCCTGCTTAAATAAGTATTAGTAGGTAACAAGAGTTACAAAAGGCTGGCCAGATTTGGCGGTTTTAAGCAAATTCTAAaagttataacacttataaacGTAAGGAAGTGTACaacatatacaccgtgtttttattgaattccttAACTTCGGGGTAGGTATGGTAAAGTACGTTTAAGGCTTGGCcaaacacagagcgcgacgcagcgccgcgtgatgccgacgcgatgcctggtcaaacagggcgcgcgccgatcgcgccggcctcacgctctcaacacgccctcatcgcgcgcgtgaacgcggcgcggccgcgcaggaacgcggcgcaccgctcgctgcctaacgtccgatccgactgatgtgaccttgcgcgacgcggcgggccgccgcgtccgcgcggcgcacGCGCCGCATGGACGCAAGGGACgacgcggcgcggggcgcgacagaagcgggccgtgataccggcgggacgcagtctgtttgattgacgtcggtaacctgttagcatgtgccgcggtcgcgcggcgtggacgcggcgctgcgtcgcgctctgtgtgtggccaagcctttaagTTAAGAGAACTAAACGGCATAGTtaattctcaaaaaaaaaagtttaaaaagttattaaatgtagcatatagcgttgttgtaacacgggcattacatttaactcaagcaaacaattgaaatctgtgacatatcaatgtcatttcgaacatcgatcgaccgagattgtactaaagtttagtagcaaatgtatgaactcattttaaacactaatcaatatgtatacCGGCCCttaggcaagtgtacacgcttgtagaggccttaaacgaaaaaaaaaaatagtgattatctccgaaatgcagttaattagaatatcggtgtccttgagaaagttacttgatttaagctcaggaatgcacccttgaaattaacggaaataaaaaaaaacacggtgtatatgtattgtatgtgacaatttttgggttatttaAAAAAGACAGTTAagtattaaaatgttttaattattacagTCTTTGGTTTTCATTTCTTAATATAATTATTCCAAATCTATACCTATTAACTTGCTCTAAACAAATCAAACCCTATTAATCAAATCAAAACTTTGTTTAGGTACACATTCATTGCATCAAGTTTTCCTAGTTGTCCTCATAAAGAAAGAAAATCCAGCTTATACTTGACATATATCTTTATCTATGTGTATACAAACAATTACAAAAAGCTTATACTAATATTAATCACAAATATCACAATCAAATTGCGATCACTGCAGGGTTTCATATTATAAGACACTTTTAAAAgaattataaaattttcaaTTGTACTCCGGTGGAACAGGGACTATGAGAACATCGTCAGTCTGTAAGGCAAAATATATCATTAGTACATGATCtttgcgttatcccggctttttgccacggctcatgggagcctcgggtccgcttgacaactaatcccaagaattggcgtaggcactagtttttacgaaagcgactgccatctgaccttccaggCTTCCAATCCAGACGGTAAACTAGGCCCTTATcgagattagtccggtttcctcacgatgttttccttcaccgaaaagcaaaatacccaaaatatttcattaccgtacaattttaaaaataagttcttaGACGAAAGATAAACGGCACTATACATTAGAGTAGTCGTAGTAAACACTTGATGGTAGGTACAACACAAATAAATAGTGACGGCGAAAGTGGTCAATTATATCAGCACACATCGTTATTTCTATGGTAACAAGTTTGGATGTCATTTGGTCTATGTGCTGCCAGGCCTCCCTCACTCGCTCAAGGCCACGCGCTATATGCCTACATCTCCATCTACAAAAATGGTGTCCGTCGGACACTAGTGAAAATTGCCACGGTCCTTACCTGACAAGCCTTCGACTCCACGTTACGGCGATCCCAATAATAACCGAATCTCTCATAATCTCTTTCCTCTATATCCATCTCTATATCCCACATCTTAACGGCCAGAAGGCGGTAGTATTCATCCTGCGTGAACGCACGTTCGTAAATATAGGTTTCCACTTTCACCGCATACGCCGCTTTGTCCTGAGCTCCCCCGAAATAGTTGAGACCGTCCGTTGAGATGGTTTTGAGTCTGTAAGGGTGAGAAGTGCAATGGAGTTAAAAATGCAGTATAGGGTgctttaaatttaatttgataAGGATATTTGACAGTTTGACTTGTCAGGGATAAAGCAAATAATAGGGATTCTATAGGGATCTTGCGCGTTGGagagtctgccatcttgtggcctgaatcggaaacataatcATTTACTTTGCCAAAGCAAGTGttgccatctaccgttctcgtacgttttcttgtgcatagaaggttctgccatcttgtggtcaATATCGGAAGCATAAATTTCACTCAATTTGCAAAATTGTCCAATTTGCGCTATGGTCTTTACTTTGGGGTAACTGTAGTAATATGCAAAAAGTATTTCTGCTACAAAAGAAATGTATACGGGCTATATGTGGTGTCCATGAAACAGAACCCTGTCGACCtcttttcaataaattaaaagtgatGACGCTACCCTCATTATACATTTATGAGATAAGTTTATATGTATGTCAAACACAATATAGGTTTATTTAGAAATAAGGCAACTACCACAATATGTCCGTCTCGAAACGGCACTGATCTATGCTACCCGTTCCACCCAAAGACAGCATTCTTTGCAAACAATGTGTTATGTAGGTAtgtctataaaaatatttaataatctaCCCGTAGAAATAAGAAACTCTGACATGCCTGAatttaaaaactaattatataAATTTTGCTTGGATAAGTGTTATTATAGAATCGACGAATATTTGACATGCGTAAATAATGAATATATATGGTAAGTAATGGAAATAATGATGATGGATAATGATTATAATATATTGTATATCGAGGACATAAATTAATTAGTATGTGAGTTATTATTGTTCTATAactttttatatgtatatacttagtTATAGTACCTAGTTAATAAGGAAAGTTTGCatgcttctttatgtaaaaaaaaatttggctgtttcatacattttggctggtccattttctatgggagggtaatttttttctcgcaatttcggggttggtcccatagtaaaagttgctcagtataatcccaaaacctccctggggacgggaatgcagttattttttagccaccgtgtataaaaCGTCAAAACTTACAGGAGATCCACACATTGATGCCTCTTAACAcgtgaaaaagttttattcaacGCAAATTTCTGCTTTATGCGAAAGCAGAATGGCACCTGGCACTTCCCATCTGTGCACCTTTGGGCGTGGTAGCCGAAGAACTTGAAGAGAAACTTGCAGTGCACGCAATTCGATCTTTCCTGGCATATAGCATAGTGGTTGTTGATGGCCTGTAACAATATATATTAAGGTACATTGTAggcaatattataatataagttaTTTAGAGTTAATATAAGTCGACATCCAGGCCACGCAACCAGCCGATAGCGTTAGGTGTTAGAATGGTAGGTATAGAGGTCCTCCGGGTTGCCTAGATAAATTCTTTTTGTGCTGGGTTTGGTCTTTTAGGGCCGCAGTCACACAACGAACTCTCGTTGCATCCCCTTAAATATTAAGTGGAAGCATAGTTGACATCTAGCGTCAATTAGCGgatttatcagtaccgctacttgacaaTATATGTCGCGACGTACGAAAATgataatgctcaacaattttcagctaatattataactggattaaccggaactctatttacAACTCCTTTTGCTTATATTACATAGTTATAGATTATTGAGCAATACACTTTTCGTCAGTCGCGACACTCGTGACATCTAGTGTCAAGTAAAAACAAATGCAAAAGTAATAATG is drawn from Cydia fagiglandana chromosome 4, ilCydFagi1.1, whole genome shotgun sequence and contains these coding sequences:
- the LOC134664116 gene encoding protein cbp-1-like, which encodes MDAAQENADERPANVDENVLAKLEQVAKFQHAISCGDADCSQPICLKIKAINNHYAICQERSNCVHCKFLFKFFGYHAQRCTDGKCQVPFCFRIKQKFALNKTFSRVKRHQCVDLL